The Faecalibacter bovis genome includes the window CTGATGGTGTAATTATTTCTTTAGCAGAGCATAATGGAAACTTTGCAGTTGCATTAAAAAACATTTTAGACTGGGTTTCTCGCATTGAAATGCCATTCTTAAAAGACAAAAAAATCTTATTATTATCAACTTCACCAGGTGGTTACGGTGGTGGAAATGTGATGGAAGTTGGTTTAAAATATTTCACACATTTCGCAAGCGGACATGTTGTTGCTAATTCTACTTTCCCATCATTTAACGATCACTTTAAGGATGGTGAAATTATTCACGATGAATTAAAAGCTAAAATTGACGAAAATATTAAAGCATTTGAATGTGCTTTATCTGGAG containing:
- a CDS encoding NADPH-dependent FMN reductase — encoded protein: MKIIAFAGSTSKNSINKELVNYVVNQIEGHEIKTLDLNDYEMPIYSIDRQLENGFPAEAQAFYQEIKEADGVIISLAEHNGNFAVALKNILDWVSRIEMPFLKDKKILLLSTSPGGYGGGNVMEVGLKYFTHFASGHVVANSTFPSFNDHFKDGEIIHDELKAKIDENIKAFECALSGVEAL